One genomic window of Actinopolyspora halophila DSM 43834 includes the following:
- a CDS encoding conjugal transfer protein TrbC, translating to MQELWQAGVTMLAGSEVLAQPPDFGGGQAPPGSEKLLIIGRWVTWICAAVSVIGVMIVGAMMAVSFRHGEMGEHGKRLGVALIGIVVFGASTGIVNALM from the coding sequence ATGCAGGAGTTGTGGCAGGCCGGTGTGACCATGCTGGCCGGTTCCGAGGTGCTGGCCCAACCGCCGGATTTCGGAGGCGGTCAAGCCCCGCCCGGCAGCGAAAAACTACTGATCATCGGCCGGTGGGTGACGTGGATCTGCGCGGCGGTGTCGGTGATCGGGGTGATGATCGTCGGCGCGATGATGGCCGTGAGTTTCCGCCACGGGGAGATGGGCGAACACGGCAAACGGCTGGGGGTGGCGCTGATCGGCATCGTGGTCTTCGGTGCCTCGACCGGCATCGTCAATGCGCTGATGTGA
- a CDS encoding type VII secretion system-associated protein, giving the protein MSSATPIPAVTDGMRQQAQDNPGKRVYVVDPEFDANGSVPGWGVRGAFPVSEDGTILESDYTPNPNYRPGPKVSGFPEPQNAIERALELAATGYGSDGDLLAKLTADDAEVQVVVDHNEPDHIAVFPGTDDRPIIAAYTSTDRASQDVTVIPIAVASLSTVLNDADLMINPKSPPTVTLPGHDITRALHKQ; this is encoded by the coding sequence ATGAGCAGCGCCACTCCCATTCCTGCGGTCACCGACGGCATGAGGCAGCAAGCCCAAGACAATCCGGGCAAGCGTGTCTACGTCGTCGATCCCGAGTTCGACGCCAACGGTAGCGTGCCCGGCTGGGGTGTTCGGGGAGCATTCCCGGTCTCGGAGGACGGGACGATCCTCGAAAGTGACTATACCCCCAACCCGAACTACCGCCCCGGACCGAAGGTCAGCGGGTTTCCCGAACCACAGAACGCCATCGAGCGTGCCCTCGAACTGGCCGCAACCGGTTACGGATCAGACGGTGACTTGCTGGCCAAGCTGACCGCCGATGATGCCGAAGTCCAGGTCGTCGTCGATCACAACGAGCCGGACCACATCGCTGTATTCCCCGGCACCGACGACCGTCCGATTATTGCCGCCTACACCTCGACCGACCGAGCTTCCCAGGACGTGACGGTGATACCGATCGCGGTTGCCTCACTGTCGACCGTTCTGAACGATGCGGATCTGATGATCAACCCGAAATCACCGCCGACAGTGACCCTGCCTGGGCACGACATCACGCGAGCACTCCACAAGCAGTGA
- a CDS encoding SAM-dependent methyltransferase — protein MSTEQQPQIDYPPPLDLSGVDVGTPNIARMYDYFLGGGAHFGVDRQAAEELLTVFPGNTDWARINRAFLGRAVRELSRRGIDQFLDLGSGIPTKGNVHEIAQQANPHARVAYVDIEPVAVSHANQLLQDSTQTTITQADIRQPEAVLTAPGVARLLDFTRPVAVLAVAILDIIDADPAALVASYRRACVPGSYLVLSHSAPLQASAEEWTGAQKAFETTSTPSLHLRTRDEIAALLQGYTLLDPGLVPSAQWRPDEEVTDAEAARSNGYAAVGVLPQR, from the coding sequence GTGAGCACCGAACAGCAGCCACAGATCGACTACCCACCGCCGCTGGATCTGTCCGGGGTGGATGTGGGCACCCCCAACATCGCTCGCATGTACGACTACTTCCTCGGCGGGGGCGCGCACTTCGGCGTGGACCGTCAGGCGGCCGAGGAGTTGTTGACGGTGTTTCCCGGCAACACCGACTGGGCCCGCATCAACCGGGCGTTTCTCGGCCGGGCGGTGCGGGAGTTGTCGCGCCGGGGCATCGACCAGTTCCTGGATTTGGGCTCGGGCATTCCCACCAAGGGCAATGTGCACGAGATCGCCCAGCAGGCGAACCCGCACGCGCGGGTGGCCTACGTCGATATCGAGCCCGTGGCGGTGTCACACGCCAACCAGCTGCTGCAGGACAGCACCCAGACCACGATCACCCAGGCCGACATCCGCCAGCCCGAGGCGGTGTTGACCGCCCCCGGTGTGGCTCGGCTGTTGGATTTCACCCGCCCGGTGGCGGTGCTCGCGGTGGCGATCCTCGACATCATCGACGCTGACCCGGCCGCGCTGGTGGCCAGCTACCGCCGAGCCTGTGTCCCCGGCAGCTACCTCGTGCTGTCGCACTCGGCCCCGCTGCAGGCCAGCGCCGAAGAATGGACGGGCGCACAGAAAGCGTTCGAGACGACCAGCACCCCGTCGCTGCATCTGCGCACTCGCGACGAGATCGCCGCGCTGCTGCAGGGCTACACCCTGCTCGATCCCGGGTTGGTGCCCAGCGCCCAGTGGCGCCCCGACGAGGAGGTCACCGACGCCGAGGCCGCCCGCAGCAACGGCTACGCCGCCGTCGGCGTCCTGCCGCAACGATAG
- a CDS encoding DUF6668 family protein — translation MVHAPQSRNAAAPMVSPAPGQVAPPAESERIAVHTAPPRGVLRGEPSPRWWWLGVHGGAGVSTLSGLIPGGWDAARAWPDPRIGGPPGLVGVMLVCRSHQAGMSAASAAIRQWASGRTPPVQLWGLVIVADAPGRLPRPLKSQQKRLVGTVSRCVVVPWVEAWRTAAPSRDTAPSEIAALETQLTS, via the coding sequence ATGGTGCACGCTCCACAGTCGAGGAACGCGGCGGCTCCGATGGTCAGCCCGGCGCCGGGGCAGGTGGCTCCCCCGGCCGAGTCCGAGCGGATCGCGGTGCACACCGCGCCTCCGCGGGGGGTGCTGCGGGGGGAACCGTCGCCGCGCTGGTGGTGGCTCGGGGTGCACGGCGGCGCCGGGGTGTCCACGTTGTCCGGTCTCATCCCGGGTGGTTGGGATGCGGCCCGCGCGTGGCCGGATCCGCGGATCGGCGGCCCGCCGGGGCTGGTGGGGGTGATGCTGGTGTGCCGCTCGCATCAGGCCGGGATGTCGGCGGCCAGTGCGGCCATCCGCCAGTGGGCCTCGGGCCGGACTCCGCCGGTGCAGCTGTGGGGGCTGGTGATCGTGGCCGACGCGCCGGGGCGGCTGCCGCGGCCGCTGAAAAGCCAGCAGAAACGCCTGGTGGGCACGGTCTCGCGCTGTGTGGTGGTGCCGTGGGTGGAGGCGTGGCGCACGGCCGCGCCGAGTCGGGACACCGCCCCGTCCGAGATCGCCGCGTTGGAGACCCAGCTGACGTCCTGA
- a CDS encoding NlpC/P60 family protein — protein MNNAGMAVAAVVGMMVSLILGLVILIGGQGGLGGSGPAGLDTKQVPEPYRQWVRQAGQLCSPVSAPVIAAQIEAESGWEPQATSGAGAQGIAQFMPGTWDQWGRDTNNNGRTSPHEPADAILAQGRYMCHLVTVVRGYRRTGQAQGEVLDLALAAYNAGPGAVRAAGGIPHNGETELYVPKIRRLVSTYTAPTGGARGSELGRAVVAEAEAELGTPYVWGGGNHHGPTDGGYDCSGLVMYALYQASGGRIALDKHLADWQVTQGQAIVPATTGSDVDTSQLDTGDIIGFANPGSTDYHHIGIYAGGGQMIHAPTSGQTVTLSDLSGSYWQGQTWIVRRFR, from the coding sequence ATGAACAACGCGGGGATGGCCGTGGCCGCGGTGGTGGGCATGATGGTCAGCCTGATCCTCGGGCTGGTCATCCTGATCGGAGGCCAAGGTGGACTCGGCGGTTCCGGCCCGGCCGGGTTGGACACGAAGCAGGTGCCCGAGCCCTACCGCCAGTGGGTCCGCCAAGCCGGACAACTCTGCTCACCGGTCTCGGCGCCGGTCATCGCCGCCCAGATCGAGGCCGAGTCCGGCTGGGAACCGCAGGCCACCAGCGGTGCTGGAGCACAAGGCATCGCTCAATTCATGCCCGGAACCTGGGACCAGTGGGGCCGTGACACCAACAACAACGGGCGGACCAGCCCGCACGAGCCCGCCGACGCGATCCTGGCCCAGGGCCGCTACATGTGCCACCTGGTGACCGTGGTGCGCGGCTACCGCCGTACCGGCCAGGCCCAGGGCGAGGTCCTCGATCTGGCGCTGGCCGCCTACAACGCCGGCCCCGGAGCCGTCCGCGCGGCCGGAGGCATCCCCCACAACGGAGAAACCGAACTCTACGTGCCCAAAATCCGCCGGCTGGTCAGCACCTACACCGCCCCCACCGGCGGAGCACGCGGCTCCGAACTCGGACGCGCCGTCGTCGCCGAAGCCGAGGCCGAACTCGGCACCCCCTACGTGTGGGGCGGCGGCAACCACCACGGCCCCACCGACGGCGGCTACGACTGCTCCGGGCTGGTCATGTACGCCCTCTACCAAGCCTCAGGGGGACGCATCGCGCTGGACAAGCACCTGGCCGACTGGCAAGTCACCCAAGGACAGGCCATCGTGCCGGCCACCACCGGCAGCGACGTGGACACCAGCCAACTGGACACCGGCGACATCATCGGATTCGCCAACCCCGGATCAACCGACTATCACCACATCGGCATCTACGCCGGCGGCGGGCAAATGATCCACGCCCCCACCAGCGGCCAAACCGTCACACTCTCAGACCTGTCCGGCTCGTACTGGCAAGGTCAAACCTGGATCGTGCGGAGGTTCCGATGA
- a CDS encoding SCO6880 family protein: protein MTEADTRGPRYRTYGNWHRPRSPGLWGLGTLGTVLLVLTPVAMVLGFVIAIPLGITAGVLGLVLLAPAAITIRGRTVGELAMVRLAFWRSKSKKEHVYLSGSLAEPYGQHTLPGVLAQSELVATRDGMEQPAGVVIVPQTGHYTGVLKLDPEGASLVDTSQIDQWVAGYGHWLSQLAHEPGFAAASVTIETAPDPGTRLATAVQSQRSADAPQLAHEVLDTIVDTYPAGSAQVTAWATVTYRSTGSRRRADRDGMLDHVASRLPGLCDAMRGTGAGAVRPMTAAEIAETVHIAYDPGIATEVEQLRAAGQPTGITWSGAGPKADVAAWDCYRHDSGVSRVWSLDEAPRGTVLAGVLSQLLAPHPMLPRKRVTLTYRPYPPGEAARIVDRDVRAAHFNQQSGRGGQARDAVAIKAAEQAAQEEAEGAGLTRFSLYVAATVDSVADLPDADTIIDGLSGTARIQLRPVYNGQRPAFAVGLPTGIVLPEHTLIPSTVREAL from the coding sequence ATGACCGAGGCCGACACGCGTGGGCCGCGGTATCGCACCTACGGCAACTGGCACCGACCCCGGTCTCCGGGCCTGTGGGGACTGGGCACGCTGGGCACGGTGCTGCTGGTGCTCACCCCGGTGGCGATGGTGCTCGGGTTTGTGATCGCGATCCCGCTGGGCATCACGGCCGGTGTGCTGGGGCTGGTGCTGCTGGCCCCGGCCGCGATCACGATCCGCGGGAGAACAGTGGGGGAGCTGGCGATGGTGCGGCTGGCGTTTTGGCGCTCGAAATCCAAGAAGGAACACGTGTACCTGTCCGGCTCGTTGGCCGAGCCGTACGGGCAGCACACGCTGCCCGGGGTGCTCGCCCAATCCGAACTGGTGGCCACCCGCGACGGGATGGAACAACCGGCCGGGGTGGTGATCGTGCCCCAGACCGGCCACTACACCGGCGTGCTCAAACTCGACCCCGAGGGCGCCTCGCTGGTCGACACCTCCCAGATCGACCAGTGGGTCGCCGGATACGGGCACTGGCTATCGCAGCTGGCCCACGAACCCGGCTTCGCCGCCGCGTCGGTGACCATCGAAACCGCGCCGGACCCGGGAACCCGGCTGGCCACCGCGGTGCAGTCCCAGCGCAGCGCGGACGCGCCGCAGCTGGCCCACGAGGTGCTCGACACCATCGTCGACACCTATCCAGCCGGCAGCGCCCAGGTCACCGCCTGGGCCACGGTCACCTACCGCTCCACCGGATCGCGGCGCCGCGCCGACCGGGACGGCATGCTCGACCACGTCGCCTCCCGCCTGCCGGGGCTGTGCGACGCGATGCGCGGCACCGGGGCCGGGGCGGTGCGGCCGATGACCGCCGCCGAGATCGCCGAGACCGTCCACATCGCCTACGACCCGGGCATCGCCACCGAGGTCGAACAGCTGCGCGCGGCGGGCCAGCCCACCGGCATCACCTGGTCCGGCGCGGGCCCGAAGGCGGATGTAGCCGCCTGGGACTGCTACCGCCACGATAGTGGGGTCTCCCGCGTGTGGAGTCTGGACGAGGCTCCGCGGGGCACGGTGCTGGCCGGGGTGCTGTCCCAGCTGCTGGCCCCGCACCCGATGCTGCCGCGTAAACGCGTCACGCTGACGTATCGCCCGTACCCGCCGGGCGAGGCCGCCCGGATCGTCGATCGCGACGTGCGGGCGGCCCACTTCAACCAGCAAAGCGGACGCGGGGGGCAAGCTCGCGACGCGGTGGCCATCAAAGCCGCCGAACAAGCCGCCCAGGAAGAAGCCGAAGGCGCCGGGCTCACCCGGTTCAGCCTGTACGTGGCGGCCACCGTGGACAGTGTCGCGGACCTGCCGGACGCGGACACGATCATCGACGGGCTGTCCGGCACCGCCCGGATCCAGCTGCGCCCGGTCTACAACGGCCAACGCCCCGCCTTCGCCGTCGGCCTGCCCACCGGCATCGTGCTGCCCGAGCACACCCTGATCCCCTCGACGGTGCGGGAGGCCCTCTGA
- a CDS encoding SAM-dependent methyltransferase, with product MTDTPRDPSIPVGMGAVDLTGPNTARMHDYLLGGAVNAAVDRAQVDQLTECLPDHRWLSCYAQANRAFLARAVRACVEAGIDQFLDLGSGVPTNGNVHEIAQRVAPHARVAYVDHDPIAVHHAQHMLAGQSQVTITHADARQVEVVLNAAGVAGLLDFTRPVAVLAVALLELLDVAPAALVGRYRQACVPGSYLVLSHMAQLSLTDAHVTAFRARLAETPTSTPHIRFATHADLDRVAATAGYQWIAPGVVPLDHWRPENPVTDAEAARSNGYAAVGVLTP from the coding sequence GTGACCGACACGCCGCGCGATCCGTCCATCCCGGTCGGGATGGGGGCTGTGGACCTGACCGGGCCGAATACGGCCCGGATGCATGATTACTTGCTGGGCGGGGCGGTCAATGCCGCGGTCGACCGCGCACAGGTCGATCAGCTCACCGAGTGCCTGCCGGATCACCGGTGGTTGTCCTGCTATGCCCAGGCCAACCGTGCCTTCCTCGCCCGAGCTGTCCGCGCCTGCGTCGAGGCGGGCATCGACCAGTTCCTCGATCTGGGTTCGGGCGTGCCCACCAACGGCAACGTGCACGAGATCGCCCAACGGGTCGCCCCGCACGCCCGGGTCGCCTACGTCGACCACGATCCCATCGCGGTGCACCACGCTCAGCACATGCTGGCCGGGCAGTCGCAGGTCACGATCACCCACGCCGATGCCCGCCAGGTCGAGGTCGTGCTCAACGCTGCCGGCGTGGCCGGGTTGCTGGATTTCACCCGCCCGGTGGCCGTGCTCGCCGTGGCCCTGCTCGAACTTCTCGATGTCGCCCCGGCCGCGCTGGTGGGCCGCTACCGCCAGGCGTGTGTGCCCGGCAGCTATCTCGTGCTGTCGCACATGGCCCAGCTGTCGCTGACTGACGCGCACGTGACCGCGTTCCGAGCGAGGCTGGCCGAAACCCCCACCTCCACCCCCCACATCCGTTTCGCCACCCACGCCGACCTGGACCGCGTCGCGGCCACAGCCGGATACCAGTGGATCGCTCCCGGAGTCGTGCCGCTGGACCACTGGCGCCCCGAAAACCCTGTCACCGACGCTGAGGCCGCCCGCAGCAACGGCTACGCCGCCGTCGGCGTACTCACCCCATGA